The following DNA comes from Mucisphaera calidilacus.
GTTGAGCCGTCGGTCGACTTCCGCGAGCTGCTCCGATTCCAGTGCCAACGCATGGGCGTGAGCATGACCACCACCGACACCGGCGAAGAAGCGATCACCATGGCCCAGGAGATCGACTTCGACGCCATCCTCACCGAACTCGACCTCCCCGACACCCCGGGCGAACTCGTGATCAAGAAGCTGTCGCGCCTCAGGCCCAAGCCCGCTATTGTCGCCATGACCTCCGAGGACTCCAAGCTCGGCGACATCCTCCCCTCCGGCTGCGACGCGCTCGTCTCCAAGCCGATCAACGAGGGCGACCTCTACCAGCTCATGGCCACCTTCCTGCCCTCGGTCGAACGCCTGAACGAGACCGACGCACTCTGCTCCACCTTCTGGTCCGACGCGCAGCTGCGCCCCGTCATCGCGGCCTTCGTCGAACGCCTGCCCGAAAGCCTTGGCGTGATCCGCTCGATGCTCGGACACGACGAAGAGACCGATGAACTCATCGCCGAGGTCCAGCGGCTCCGCAACGCCGCGGGCGGCTACGGCTACCCCGACCTCAACGAGGCGCTCAACCGGCTGATCCGGCTGATCCAGACCGAGGGCGGCACCTCCGATCAGGAACTCCGATCGACCTGGCTGGAGATCGAGCAGCGTGTCAAGCTCGCCAGCGACTTCATGCAGGCCCAGACCGAACGAAGCATCGAGGACGACATCCAGGGGGTGGCGGCATGAGTGAGACCGCGCCTAACGACCAGTTCGCCAGAGACCTGGCCAGCCTCAGCGGCAGGCACCCGATCCTCGACCGCAAGGACCAGCTCGTCGCCTACGAGCTCGACGTCAACACCGGTCCCGGGGGCGGACGCCAACGTTTCGAGATCGCGCGACGGCTCCTCGACCACGCCTCGTTCGCCACCGCCAAGACCATCTTCTTCCGCGTCGACCCGTCTGACCTCGCCGCCGGGCACCACCACCTGCTGCCCGCCTCACGCGTCGTGCTCTGCGTCCCTGCCTCGGGCCGCGCGCTCGACAAGTTCATCGATGCCTATGCGCACCTCGCCGCCAAGGGCTACACCCTCGCGCTCGACGGCATCGGCTCCGGTGCCGGCAGCACCGAGAACACCTCCAACACCCTCAGCTACGCCAGTTTCGTCCGGCTCGATCTCAACGCCATTTCCGACGAAGAACGCCTCAACGCTCTCGTCGCCTCCCTGCAGAAGCGCAAGATCCGCATCATCGGCACGGGTGTCGAGGACCCCGTACGCAGGGAGATCGCACAACGCAACGCCATCGACCTCTTCAAGGGCTTCTACTTCCTCAAGCCGCGCATCGTCCCGAGACGACAGGCCTCGCCGCTGACCTTCAGCTACATGGAACTCATCGCGCGGCTCAACGCGAAGAACATCAACTTCAGCGAGCTCGAAGAGACCATCAAGTCCGACATCAGCCTCTCCACCCAGCTGCTGAAGTATCTCAACACGCCCGCGCTGGGCCTCCGAGAAAAGGTCACCTCGCTCCACCAGGCGCTCGTGCTCCTTGGCGAGAACGAGATCCGCAAGTGGGCTTCCTCGCTGATCATCGGCAACCTCGCCAACGCCTGCCCCGACCACCTCAACACCCTCTCGCTCGTCCGCGCCCGCTTCTGCGAGTCCCTCGCCGAGCACCGCGGGCGCACCGACGAACTCCTTGATCACTACCTCGTCGGCCTGCTCTCGCTCCTCGACGTGATCACCCATCAGCCGCTCGACGAGCTCACACTGACGCAGGGCATCAAGCCCGCCGTCCGGCTCGCCCTGCTCGGCAGCCGATCCGACCTCGGGCAGGCCATCGCGCTGACACGGGCCTGCGAGCGTGGCGACGCCGTCGCCGCCTCCGCCTTCGCCGGCCGTCTCGGGATCGATCACGCCCACGCGCTCGCGCTCTACAACCAGGCCCTCGTCTGGGGCGAGCAGCTTCACCACGGCACGCGCAACGCCACCAAAGCCGCCTGATTCACGATCCACGTCCGTTGGCAGCCCCCCTGCAAACCGCTACAGTAGGCCAGATTTTGCGCGATCCCCGCGCATACGCCCCCGCCACCCGCACCCAAGAGAGACCGCCCGCCCATGCCCAAGCGGACCGATCTGCACACGATCCTCCTCATCGGTTCTGGCCCCATCGTCATCGGCCAGGGCTGCGAATTCGACTATTCGGGAACCCAGGCCTGCAAAGCCCTCCGCGAGGAGGGTTACCGCATTGTTCTGGTCAACTCCAACCCGGCCACCATCATGACCGACCCGGAGTTCTCCGACCGCACCTACGTCGAACCGATCACGCCCGAGGCGGTGATCCGGATCATCGAGAAAGAGCGTGAACTCGGTTCGCCGATCGATGCGCTCCTCCCGACCCTCGGCGGGCAGACCGCCCTCAACACCGCCTGCAAGCTGCACGACTCCGGCAAACTCAAGGAACTGGGCGTCGAGATGATCGGCGCCGACCGCGAAGCCATCTACCGCGCGGAAGACCGACAACTCTTCAAGAACATCGTCGAGAGCATCGGGCTCAAGATGCCCAAGGCCGGCATCGCCCACACCATGGAGGAGGCTCACGAGGTCCTCGAGCACACCGGCCTCCCCGCCATCATCCGGCCAGCCTTTACCCTCGGCGGCACGGGCGGCGGCATCGCCTACAACCTCGAGGAGTTCGAGGACATCGCCCGACGCGGACTCGACGCCTCGATGAACTCGCAGATCCTCATCGACCAGTCGGTCCTCGGCTGGAAGGAGTACGAGCTCGAGGTCATGCGTGACCGCGACGACAACGTCGTGATCATCTGCTCCATCGAGAACCTCGACCCCATGGGAGTTCACACCGGCGACTCGATCACCATCGCCCCCGCGCAGACGCTCTCGGATAAGGAGTACCAGCGGATGCGCGACGC
Coding sequences within:
- a CDS encoding response regulator, with product MTYATDEERFLDTLRLPAGSVEKILAKLKQRERMHAGSEQRRHTRQPLKDCGNVLMKLTHPGGSTAQCVVLPRDFSAGGISLLHGSFVHTGTRVHIGLFNTQGERHWIVGNVVRCSYFEARVHELGIKFDLPVPVHEFLRAGADGESVRRELLGKVLYVEPSVDFRELLRFQCQRMGVSMTTTDTGEEAITMAQEIDFDAILTELDLPDTPGELVIKKLSRLRPKPAIVAMTSEDSKLGDILPSGCDALVSKPINEGDLYQLMATFLPSVERLNETDALCSTFWSDAQLRPVIAAFVERLPESLGVIRSMLGHDEETDELIAEVQRLRNAAGGYGYPDLNEALNRLIRLIQTEGGTSDQELRSTWLEIEQRVKLASDFMQAQTERSIEDDIQGVAA
- a CDS encoding EAL and HDOD domain-containing protein, which codes for MSETAPNDQFARDLASLSGRHPILDRKDQLVAYELDVNTGPGGGRQRFEIARRLLDHASFATAKTIFFRVDPSDLAAGHHHLLPASRVVLCVPASGRALDKFIDAYAHLAAKGYTLALDGIGSGAGSTENTSNTLSYASFVRLDLNAISDEERLNALVASLQKRKIRIIGTGVEDPVRREIAQRNAIDLFKGFYFLKPRIVPRRQASPLTFSYMELIARLNAKNINFSELEETIKSDISLSTQLLKYLNTPALGLREKVTSLHQALVLLGENEIRKWASSLIIGNLANACPDHLNTLSLVRARFCESLAEHRGRTDELLDHYLVGLLSLLDVITHQPLDELTLTQGIKPAVRLALLGSRSDLGQAIALTRACERGDAVAASAFAGRLGIDHAHALALYNQALVWGEQLHHGTRNATKAA